From a region of the Saccharomycodes ludwigii strain NBRC 1722 chromosome VII, whole genome shotgun sequence genome:
- the FAD1 gene encoding FMN adenylyltransferase (similar to Saccharomyces cerevisiae YDL045C | FAD1 | FAD synthetase), giving the protein MRTESKREKSQMTTAAILKHCYDITESYLQIDDRVTNNSTISIIKETQDLLISTKQIFLNEILPYWNPIKDNISISYNGGKDCQVLLIIYLACLYEYFYMAALNFNNLKLDTMNTFNNMNTTVKFALKAVYLRQENTFQIINEFIEESSKKYGLSLYKSNIGSMENSLKEYMIHEKWDCNYNTKQKAGIIIGIRRSDPYALNLKYIQQTDKNWPQFMRLQPLLDWKLRNVWSFLIYSNEPICKLYELGFTSLGGVNNTVRNLYLKKTKCNQNGDKCKDGTSTSSHLWNHFQWEFQHRFGSHNKDDHSEDMTIEDNSIDHEYLCNDTESYYPGWFLIDDEKERAGRTKRK; this is encoded by the coding sequence ATGAGAACAGAAAGTAAAAGAGAGAAATCACAAATGACTACAGCTGCCATACTTAAACATTGTTATGATATAACAGAATCCTACCTACAAATAGATGATCGTGTTACCAATAATTCAACTATTTCCATAATTAAAGAAACGCAAGATTTATTAATCTCAACAAAAcagatatttttaaatgaaataCTACCATATTGGAATCCAATAAAAGATAACATCTCCATATCTTATAATGGCGGGAAAGACTGCcaagttttattaattatttatctaGCGTGTTTGTATGagtatttttatatggCAGCATTGAATTTCAATAATCTTAAGCTTGATACTATGAACACTTTTAACAATATGAACACAACCGTAAAATTTGCTCTCAAGGCTGTTTATTTAAGGCAGGAAAACacatttcaaataataaacgaATTTATCGAAGAAAGCTCGAAAAAATATGGACTATCATTGTATAAAAGCAACATAGGATCAATGGAAAATTCATTAAAGGAATACATGATACATGAGAAATGGGACTGCAATTATAATACCAAACAAAAAGCTGGTATAATTATCGGAATAAGACGCAGTGATCCATATGCATTGAATTTAAAGTACATACAGCAAACAGACAAGAACTGGCCACAGTTTATGAGATTACAACCGTTATTAGATTGGAAATTAAGAAACGTTTGgagttttttaatttactcTAATGAACCTATTTGTAAACTTTACGAATTGGGATTTACTTCGCTCGGTGGTGTTAATAATACCGTCAGAAACttatatttaaagaaaacaaaatgtaATCAGAATGGCGATAAGTGTAAAGACGGTACTAGTACCAGTTCCCATTTATGGAATCATTTTCAATGGGAGTTTCAACATCGCTTTGGCAGTCATAATAAGGATGACCATAGTGAAGATATGACAATCGAAGATAATAGCATCGACCATGAATATTTGTGCAATGATACGGAATCATATTATCCTGGTTGGTTTTTAATAGACGATGAAAAGGAGCGAGCAGGAAGAACCAAGAGGAAGTGA
- the MTF2 gene encoding Mtf2p (similar to Saccharomyces cerevisiae YDL044C | MTF2 | Mitochondrial Transcription Factor) has product MLRSINRQAIIRLCPLPYTIASPSKAATSLLFKNLHHFHNSSVDLNQNELNLKKTVNNSIDDISESSSSDEKKSKRTTKNENIIDSNGDFNAELVKEQKFFSEIFNHVTRKTQLKEKNINNFLHELSGMKQDLENEEQEILTRENNSEFQIPRFETKLSNKCFEGNTGKSDPISMSTVPAKKSNNIASKSFLTCNTNADDNTKADRYTAVLGNIPENVDLPLTLTLDSTFSNTVIENDENNENKNTIDTSTLTLDDIFPDIALSSRYSIDAIKNLDLKINSKTLEALKNKIELEARLEKELLPYLDNLNKSIDTDADIIKLISKYLVYFRNYLQNENNNRQNIINQLKTKSIFEIVRENLEEGDGSNIAHIPQPYEITIPFVIKHLMTNSNYDFVPLQRKYGILSWIHHISKNYEKNITLYLSCCNTDFYNLLIDYTWRNYKEIRLVSELCEEMKFNGVPGDLYTLTVLDKIVREMRNEEQQYSEQKAMNDDYLSTELNVLWNKANGASVYRIERYSNALKASLV; this is encoded by the coding sequence ATGTTAAGATCCATTAATAGACAAGCAATCATAAGGTTATGCCCATTGCCATACACCATTGCATCACCATCCAAGGCCGCTACATCTttacttttcaaaaatttacaCCATTTCCACAACTCATCCGTTGACCTAAACCAAAATGAATtgaatctaaaaaaaacagtcAACAATTCTATTGATGATATTAGCGagtcatcatcatctgatgagaaaaaaagcaaaagaacaacaaagaatgaaaatattattgatagTAATGGTGATTTTAATGCTGAATTAGTTAAGGAacagaaatttttttcagaaATTTTTAACCATGTAACACGTAAGACTCAAttgaaagagaaaaacattaataattttttacatGAATTATCAGGGATGAAGCAAGACTTGGAGAatgaagaacaagaaattcTTACTCGAGAAAACAATTCTGAGTTCCAAATACCACGTTTTGAAACAAAGTTATCAAATAAATGCTTTGAAGGAAATACAGGCAAATCTGACCCAATTTCTATGTCTACAGTGCcagcaaaaaaaagtaacaaCATTGCTTCTAAAAGTTTCCTCACCTGTAATACTAATGCTGATGACAATACCAAAGCGGATAGGTATACAGCTGTTTTGGGGAATATACCTGAAAATGTTGATTTACCACTAACATTAACCCTAGATAGCACTTTTTCAAATACAGTTATTGAAAACGATGAAAATaacgaaaataaaaataccataGATACCAGCACTTTGACTTTAGATGATATATTTCCAGATATAGCCTTATCGTCAAGATATTCGATTGatgcaattaaaaatttggatCTAAAAATTAACAGCAAAACCTTGGAAGctctaaaaaataaaattgaattgGAGGCCAGATTGGAGAAAGAATTATTGCCTTATTTAGACAACCTAAACAAGAGTATTGATACAGATGCAGATATTATAAAGTTGATTAGTAAATACTTGGTTTATTTCAGAAATTATTTGCAGaatgaaaacaataatagacAAAACATAATTAACCAGTTGAAAACTAAATCCATATTTGAAATAGTTAGAGAAAATCTAGAAGAAGGCGATGGTAGCAACATTGCACATATCCCCCAGCCCTACGAAATCACTATACCATTTGTGATTAAGCATTTAATGACTAATTCCAATTACGATTTTGTCCCATTACAACGCAAGTATGGGATATTATCTTGGATACATCATATTTCCAAGAATTATGAAAAGAACATAACTTTGTATTTATCCTGTTGCAATACAGATTTTTATAACTTATTAATAGATTATACATGGAGGAATTATAAAGAAATTAGGCTAGTTTCTGAATTATGTGAAGAAATGAAGTTTAACGGTGTTCCAGGAGATTTATATACATTGACTGTTTTAGATAAGATAGTTAGGGAGATGCGAAATGAAGAGCAACAATATAGCGAACAGAAGGCTATGAATGATGATTATTTAAGTACTGAATTAAACGTTCTTTGGAATAAGGCTAATGGTGCAAGTGTGTATAGAATTGAGAGGTATTCAAATGCACTAAAGGCGTCATTGGTatag
- the PRP11 gene encoding spliceosome assembly protein PRP11 (similar to Saccharomyces cerevisiae YDL043C | PRP11 | Pre-mRNA Processing) — translation MDYSNRIGSKKGGGGMASSSIQNLQTKKQVDDLLIGERIPFITEYQADHNNDEQLQQQDTELDRKNPYIYKNRSGKLVCKLCNTMHMSWTSVERHLKGKKHGLSLLIRSKNSGNKGNHANKELSREEKKEQKLTAKLENIRNNEINIKREPLNEKDWNLVYVKNDQGDLGVLIKVNYGVNQGIWNDNTPPFIRLVDKLEIEQNHEDNENCNKDIDQNYLVISFPPFENIAVGIPSKLKLKYNNYNNDTRNDGALKIFIDDLNNQCCYWDRDNGQFFVQVFFQ, via the coding sequence ATGGATTATTCAAATCGTATAGGATCTAAGAAAGGTGGTGGTGGGATGGCCTCATCGTCCATACAAAAtttacaaacaaaaaaacaagtggatgatttattaattggCGAAAGAATACCCTTCATAACAGAATACCAAGCAGatcataataatgatgaacAACTCCAACAACAAGATACCGAACTAGATAGAAAAAATCCATACatatacaaaaatagaAGTGGGAAATTAGTCTGTAAACTATGTAATACTATGCACATGTCTTGGACATCCGTAGAGAGACATttaaaggggaaaaaacATGGATTGAGTTTACTAATTAGAAGCAAGAATAGTGGTAATAAAGGCAACCATGCTAATAAAGAATTGTCGAGGgaggagaaaaaagaacaaaagtTGACTGCCAAACTTGAAAATATACGAAACAACgaaataaatatcaaaagAGAACCTTTAAATGAAAAGGATTGGAACTTGGTGTATGTGAAAAATGACCAAGGTGATCTTGGGGTCTTGATAAAGGTTAATTACGGGGTAAATCAAGGTATTTGGAATGATAACACACCACCATTTATAAGACTAGTTGATAAACTAGAAATTGAACAGAATCATGAAGACAATGAAAACTGCAATAAAGACATAGACCAAAATTACTTGGTGATTTCTTTCCCAccatttgaaaatatcgcagttggaataccaagTAAATTGaagttaaaatataataattacaatAATGATACTCGTAATGATGGTGCTttaaaaatctttattGATGATTTGAATAACCAATGCTGTTATTGGGACCGAGATAACGGTCAATTTTTTGTACAAgtatttttccaataa
- the NUF2 gene encoding kinetochore-associated Ndc80 complex subunit NUF2 (similar to Saccharomyces cerevisiae YOL069W | NUF2 | NUclear Filament-containing protein), with amino-acid sequence MNHYQAKNYQSSRSTKTPATTAASSLKGPNTYTTDVFPILSLDELVTCLQSCDFSIATKASLSKPTSAFIITLYKQIIDSFMGVSPDDLINDLRRKERGDGDSTSNVNNNNINYETIHTLVLNKICYKFFQDIGVLDFNIMDLYKPEVFRTIRLLSAVINYARFREERMYDCDKFIATTEYLLEQLKQKFDERNSIVNQLGKYKEWDFDNVGMQLEKLETDNKNVEQNLRKLVTTQETLTIDYDNYRSVKQKLLIELEQLSFQEIELESERDKLIKYSKMDIGGMDNVIKDLQNQLDEKKKTLTSLEHKQHDLYLAIEKFQKCYNDLTQLLNYIIRDIQETHIKEVELKELKQQNELTENKLKNILDTNILMKINILKSQLEQQESSWQELRINMEQKSSENDERITDLQKQYKEEVIPRVEKQKKFVTDELINGKLRELNSEFDNIKQSFQSEIMELEREYSRLAQYLNQYIQNVVNELGD; translated from the coding sequence atGAACCATTATCAAGCAAAAAACTACCAAAGTTCTAGATCGACTAAAACACCAGCCACAACTGCAGCATCATCCTTAAAAGGTCCTAACACATACACCACTGATGTCTTCCCTATATTGAGTCTAGATGAATTAGTAACTTGTTTGCAAAGCTGTGATTTCTCAATAGCTACAAAAGCTTCTTTATCCAAACCAACATCAGCatttataataacattGTACAAACAAATTATTGATAGTTTTATGGGGGTTTCCCCAGATGATTTAATCAACGAtttaagaagaaaagaacgAGGTGATGGCGATAGTACCAGTAAtgtcaataataacaatattaattatgAAACAATACACActttagttttaaataagatctgctataaatttttccaaGATATAGGTGTATTGGATTTCAATATAATGGACTTATACAAACCAGAGGTTTTCAGGACAATAAGACTATTGAGTGCAGTTATTAATTATGCTAGATTTAGAGAAGAAAGAATGTATGATTGTGACAAGTTTATTGCCACTACTGAATATTTATTGGAGCAATTAAAACAGAAATTTGACGAAAGAAACTCCATAGTAAATCAGTTgggaaaatataaagaatGGGATTTTGATAATGTTGGTATGCAGctagaaaaattagaaacagataataaaaacgtTGAACAAAATTTGCGAAAGTTGGTGACCACGCAGGAGACTTTGACTATAGATTATGATAATTATAGATCAGTCAAGCAGAAGCTGTTAATTGAATTAGAGCAGTTAAGTTTCCAAGAAATTGAACTGGAAAGCGAAAGagataaattaattaaatatagtaAGATGGATATAGGAGGTATGGACAATGTGATTAAGGACTTACAGAATCAACTAGAcgaaaagaagaaaacaTTAACTTCTTTGGAGCACAAACAGCATGATTTATATCTTgccattgaaaaatttcaaaagtGTTATAACGACCTAACTCAGTTGCtgaattatattataagGGACATCCAAGAAACGCATATTAAAGAGGTTGAAttgaaagaattaaaacaacaaaacgAGTTAACAGagaataaattaaaaaatattttggataCAAATATcttgatgaaaataaacatattaaAATCACAATTGGAACAACAAGAATCTAGTTGGCAGGAACTCCGTATAAACATGGAACAGAAATCAAgtgaaaatgatgaaagAATAACGgatttacaaaaacaatacaaGGAAGAAGTTATACCGAGAgtggaaaaacaaaagaaatttgTTACAGATGAATTGATTAATGGGAAATTACGTGAGTTAAATTCCGagtttgataatattaaacaaagTTTCCAATCGGAAATTATGGAATTGGAAAGGGAATATTCAAGGTTGGCCCAGTATCTAAATCAGTACATACAAAATGTGGTTAATGAATTAGGAGATTAG
- a CDS encoding uncharacterized protein (similar to Saccharomyces cerevisiae YOL091W | SPO21 | SPOrulation (paralog of YBR148W | YSW1)), protein MINKIAVIGGGPGGLSACYELQKKGFTNIVAFEGKSKLGGVWSDNPGEFDTNKKYIDAFSELKNLNLKEFPQVDTDHLFHWNSPLITGELTERLDKENNGNEYTIDDPLIIDKRDRSCQESLFYNNKTGIYKGFYSNVSRELMRFTTDVNPQSFYKGDIIDNKDINPLIYLKEIQQNIETFIEKDDLKKYYRFNSSVEMIQPNNSHQWKLYIRELSSDENATVEKWYTETFDAVVIANGWCQLPYIPFYMSGDWHEIHEYNKKFPGKMFHVRDIDFWEQNVLPAMSKNSDTNRKLNILIIGKSFSAMDVLKRVKEFSLEEKRDVNVYLSYNKAPELDDTGQNPFYWFDEWLLTAQKEGKIHLKPKIEKFVCTEQENGVKFIGDDDLYSDWDSIVFATGYLRSFPFLAPIIRQNYKIFMSPDPRTKHTSNISRVTGLYLHTFSIADPTLAFVGISSNANFQSFQLSAKTISDVWHKFNKLFNNPEITKDPPYYDNIWYNILPSINDQLEWSRKVLALKGNSGAFHFMYPFDVLQEYWLNDCEKLFESDFEQPLFPENTQTLYKYSVGRLKEIFLQTMNR, encoded by the coding sequence ATGATCAACAAAATAGCTGTTATTGGAGGTGGTCCTGGTGGATTGAGCGCTTGTTATGagttacaaaaaaaagggttCACCAATATTGTTGCGTTTGAGGGGAAATCTAAGTTAGGTGGTGTTTGGAGTGACAATCCAGGTGAATTTGacacaaataaaaagtatatcGACGCATTTAGCgagttgaaaaatttaaatctCAAAGAGTTCCCACAAGTCGATACAGACCATCTATTTCATTGGAATTCTCCATTAATTACTGGTGAGCTAACAGAAAGATTGGATAAGGAAAATAATGGTAACGAATACACCATCGATGATCCCTTGATTATTGATAAAAGGGATAGAAGTTGCCAAGAAAGTCTtttttataacaataaaactGGTATTTACAAAGGGTTTTACAGTAATGTTTCAAGAGAATTAATGAGGTTTACAACTGATGTTAATCCTCAAAGTTTTTATAAAGGGGATATTATCGATAACAAAGACATCAACccattgatttatttaaaagaaattcAGCAAAATATAGAAACATTTATAGAAAAGGATGATCTCAAGAAATATTACAGGTTCAATTCTAGTGTAGAAATGATTCAGCCTAACAATTCACATCAGTGGAAACTTTACATAAGAGAACTCTCCTCCGACGAAAATGCCACTGTCGAAAAATGGTATACAGAGACTTTTGATGCCGTAGTAATTGCCAATGGTTGGTGCCAATTACCCTACATTCCCTTTTACATGTCTGGCGACTGGCATGAAATTCATGAATACAACAAAAAGTTTCCAGGGAAAATGTTTCATGTTCGCGATATCGATTTTTGGGAACAGAATGTACTACCGGCTATGTCCAAAAATAGTGATACAAATAGgaaattgaatattttgattattggCAAAAGTTTTAGTGCAATGgatgttttaaaaagggTTAAAGAATTTTCCCTTGAGGAAAAGAGAGATGTGAATGTTTACTTGTCCTATAATAAAGCACCAGAGTTGGACGACACTGGGCAGAACCCGTTCTATTGGTTTGATGAATGGTTATTGACTGCACAAAAAGAGGGTAAAATTCACTTGAAAcctaaaattgaaaaattcgTTTGTACTGAACAAGAAAATGGCGTGAAATTCATAGGTGATGATGATCTTTATAGTGATTGGGATAGCATTGTTTTTGCTACTGGCTATTTACGTAGCTTCCCGTTCTTAGCGCCAATAATTAGACAAAATTACAAGATCTTCATGTCTCCGGATCCCAGAACAAAACATACATCAAACATTTCAAGGGTAACTGGATTGTATTTGCATACTTTTTCAATTGCAGATCCGACACTAGCGTTTGTTGGTATTTCAAGTAATGCAAATTTTCAATCTTTCCAGTTGTCAGCCAAGACTATTAGCGATGTTTGGCATAAGTTTAACAAATTGTTTAACAATCCCGAAATTACTAAAGATCCACCATACtatgataatatttggTATAACATATTGCCGTCAATTAATGATCAATTAGAATGGTCGAGAAAAGTGTTAGCTTTAAAGGGTAATTCAGGTGCCTTTCATTTTATGTATCCATTCGATGTTTTACAAGAATATTGGCTTAATGATTGtgaaaaattgtttgaATCAGATTTTGAGCAACCTCTCTTCCCAGAAAATACTCAGACCTTGTATAAATATAGTGTGGGAagattaaaagaaatatttttacaaaCAATGAATAGGTAG
- the NBA1 gene encoding Nba1p (similar to Saccharomyces cerevisiae YOL070C | NBA1 | Nap1p and Bud neck Associated) → MTTNNSHNIQRLSAILDSYVMPEETENETQTSDLQELVNSRASLNHNEAASIQSSYNASIHERIPVVSYVLGSNSNSEASLIKEEKEDKIKELSTDNAVKDSLQSLDTKKIKNIDNIRNSNKIFNTLDGSVDVNRINESTTYHKDVTDSDLEGKAKQFGRATSFRLSVNNKHAPTSSSVGSGNLASCSDYAYSIHTPKISQHSFSSNYTNPQSPPTIMSAVQQQQQQHQHQHQKQQYSHQRYDSFGNKNIRREPTILSNASSEIPELEVKVGSNTVIRPDRTITNELKPSIPPRSRNRPNSQIFAINTVAEEENCNYEVKTEAKDNEQFLEQQVNIKQVHEKKPILSQLELQLNDQLDHLQKFTQANDSTRTIDSCAIKKEPGKVIEDEMVIKKENSNISQDVKAHKNITSNNLSNLKVDDDDYYSASSNFVDEFGVPVSNNSENGFDDSYLSRPLPNIPDKLLALPKKKNTRNTIKLENADINVLSHDKILNESPKKRLSIDKFKKGKLEMKNNDQIKKELLPSSPLTLEKTKSQTLSTTNQNKEPQIQVKNERAVSNVSSKTITIPTVSMKKEVKNTIDFFYQSDDNLAEKENKKSSKTNTPSPVKKENRTERLQTKVKQEEIIVVDVDDDENGAYDVKVYDDISKKEENGVSEQQKSKNTRKQSPYIKTNNDSSSNDGNTSSYKNSRSASEIGGAKYNSSSRRRSQPSSIGGNNNGNSNTPKKKEVRSSFDIDTISQLLNVTKGTLIGSEFANLGMKVEEKRALERLVDSLSRLTADMILDPDRYEEGIKRLNKAIKALEGF, encoded by the coding sequence ATGACTACCAATAATAGTCACAATATCCAACGATTATCTGCTATCCTAGACTCATATGTTATGCCTGAAGAAACTGAAAATGAGACCCAAACATCTGATTTACAAGAATTGGTCAACTCACGTGCTTCCTTGAACCATAATGAAGCTGCTAGTATTCAATCTTCTTATAATGCCAGTATTCATGAACGTATTCCAGTAGTTTCTTATGTCCTTGGGAGTAATTCAAACAGTGAAGCAAGTCTGATCaaagaggaaaaggaaGACAAAATAAAGGAATTGTCAACTGACAATGCAGTTAAAGATTCTCTTCAAAGCTTGGAtacgaaaaaaattaaaaatattgataatatacgcaattctaataaaatattcaatacTCTTGATGGTTCTGTTGATGTGAATAGAATAAATGAATCTACCACTTATCACAAAGATGTCACCGATAGTGATTTAGAGGGAAAGGCAAAACAATTTGGTCGTGCAACATCATTCAGATTAAGCGTTAATAACAAACATGCACCTACTTCATCTTCAGTTGGTTCAGGGAATTTAGCAAGTTGTAGTGATTATGCATATTCTATACACACACCTAAAATAAGTCAACACAGTTTTAGTAGCAATTATACTAATCCACAATCTCCACCAACTATTATGTCAGCTGttcagcagcagcagcagcagcaccAGCACCAGCACCAGAAACAACAGTATAGCCATCAAAGATACGATAGTTTTggcaataaaaatatcagaaGAGAACCAACTATATTATCCAATGCTTCTAGTGAAATTCCTGAGTTGGAAGTAAAAGTTGGGTCTAACACTGTTATTAGGCCTGATCGTACAATAACCAATGAGTTGAAACCAAGTATTCCTCCAAGAAGTAGAAATAGACCAAATTCACAGATTTTTGCAATAAACACAGTAGCAGAAGAGGAAAATTGTAATTATGAAGTTAAGACAGAAGCCAAGGATAATGAACAATTTTTAGAGCAGCAAGTTAATATTAAACAGGTGCATGAAAAAAAGCCCATTTTAAGTCAGCTTGAACTTCAATTAAATGACCAATTGGAccatttacaaaaatttacTCAAGCGAATGATTCAACTCGTACTATTGATAGTTGTGCTATAAAGAAGGAGCCTGGAAAGGTAATTGAAGATGAAATGGTTattaagaaagaaaatagcAATATAAGCCAAGATGTTAAAGCCCACAAAAATATCACTTCTAATAATCTGTccaatttaaaagttgatgatgatgattattattctgCCTCAAGCAATTTTGTTGATGAATTTGGTGTTCCAGTGAGTAACAATAGTGAAAACGGATTTGATGACAGTTATCTGAGTAGACCATTACCAAACATTCCAGACAAGCTATTAGctttaccaaaaaaaaaaaataccagaAATACAATTAAGCTAGAAAATGCAGACATAAATGTATTATCTCACGACAAGATTTTAAATGAGAGTCCAAAGAAGAGACTATctattgataaatttaaaaagggAAAACTGGAAATGAAGAACAATGaccaaattaaaaaagaattattgcCCTCGTCACCATTAACTTTGGAGAAAACAAAGTCTCAAACATTATCAACAACTAACCAAAACAAGGAGCCACAGATCCAAGTTAAAAACGAAAGAGCAGTCTCTAATGTTAgttcaaaaacaattaccATTCCAACAGTTTcgatgaaaaaagaagttaaaaatactattgattttttttatcaaagtGATGACAATTTAgctgaaaaggaaaacaaaaaatctAGCAAAACAAATACACCATCACCAGTGAAAAAGGAGAATAGAACTGAAAGATTACAAACCAAAGTAAAGcaagaagaaataatagtagtggatgttgatgatgatgaaaatggaGCATATGATGTTAAAGTATATGATGATATTAgcaaaaaggaagaaaatgGAGTGAGCGAACAAcaaaaatccaaaaatacCAGGAAACAATCCCCATACATCAAGACAAATAATGATTCTTCCTCGAACGATGGTAATACTTCATCTTATAAGAACAGTAGAAGTGCCAGTGAGATAGGTGGTGCAAAATATAACAGTAGTTCTAGGAGGAGGTCTCAGCCAAGTAGCATAGGAGGAAACAACAatggtaatagtaatacgcctaaaaaaaaggaagtaAGATCTTCGTTTGATATCGACACGATATCtcaattattaaatgttACAAAGGGTACGCTTATAGGATCTGAATTTGCTAATTTAGGGATGAAAGTGGAGGAGAAAAGAGCGTTGGAAAGATTAGTCGATAGTTTAAGTAGATTAACTGCAGATATGATATTGGATCCAGATAGATATGAAGAAGGTATCAAAAGACTGAATAAAGCAATTAAAGCTTTAGAAGGATTTTAA